A genome region from Nicotiana tabacum cultivar K326 chromosome 13, ASM71507v2, whole genome shotgun sequence includes the following:
- the LOC142168349 gene encoding pentatricopeptide repeat-containing protein At4g04790, mitochondrial-like, with amino-acid sequence MAAPKFKTLVSLFRSATALSLKFNSAIYSPKLYTTTICSKKSTGTVLRTDFMFGKLGLGYNTLIQSNYVDEVNAQIRECVHNARYTNDIGEFSKDCQLLESIKEQGFQLEEESYLHILQYFIDFGMLNKFHFYRDLIIDGNNADSHPRLAYYNMLLWIVKGRRDKIKQLVNDFKHYDDAADITKFSSMYCMANIFYILSMNNVYDDLPDQDLGWKILCELATSDIGTEKISECIYYYATSLRHLCIDEIVHKFYCLHDMFKLVPTYSQFHKLLNYCCNADKIDTALGVTNRMCEAGVTLQSETVNTILYQCRKFYKHGHLVYEIYSLILRHQIKPDCETIEMMIKLFVGMNNFKGAYDMINDLKKFNLKPTPVMYDLIIMGYLRRGNKYAAVRVLKE; translated from the exons ATGGCTGCGCCCAAATTCAAAACCCTAGTGTCTTTATTCCGTTCAGCCACTGCCCTTTCCTTGAAGTTTAATTCAGCTATTTATTCGCCAAAACTGTATACAACAACTATATGTTCTAAAAAGTCTACCGGTACTGTATTGAGGACTGATTTTATGTTTGGTAAATTGGGATTAGGGTATAATACTCTAATACAATCCAATTATGTAGACGAAGTCAATGCTCAAATAAGAGAATGCGTACACAATGCCAGATACACCAACGATATAGGTGAGTTTTCAAAAGATTGTCAACTTCTTGAATCAATTAAGGAGCAAGGTTTCCAACTAGAAGAGGAGAGCTATCTTCACATTCTTCAGTATTTTATTGATTTTGGTATGCTAAACAAGTTTCACTTTTACCGTGACCTAATAATAGATGGAAATAATGCTGATTCACATCCAAGATTAGCTTACTACAACATGTTGCTTTGGATTGTAAAGGGAAGGCGAGATAAAATAAAACAACTCGTCAATGATTTTAAACATTATGATG ACGCTGCTGACATAACAAAATTTTCATCTATGTATTGTATGGCAAACATCTTCTATATCTTGTCAATGAACAACGTCTATGATGACTTGCCGGACCAAGACTTGGGGTGGAAAATTCTTTGTGAGTTAGCAACAAGTGATATTGGAACAGAAAAAATCTCAGAATGCATTTACTATTATGCAACTAGCTTGCGACATTTATGTATTGATGAAATTGTCCATAAATTCTACTGTTTACATGATATGTTTAAGCTTGTTCCAACTTATTCCCAATTTCATAAGCTTCTTAACTACTGTTGTAACGCAGATAAGATAGATACTGCACTAGGAGTGACTAATAGGATGTGTGAAGCTGGTGTGACATTACAGTCCGAGACAGTTAATACCATACTATATCAATGTCGTAAATTCTATAAGCATGGTCATTTGGTTTATGAAATATATTCATTGATACTTCGCCACCAAATCAAGCCAGATTGCGAGACCATTGAGATGATGATAAAGTTGTTTGTGGGAATGAACAATTTTAAAGGCGCATATGATATGAtaaatgatttgaagaaatttaaCCTGAAGCCTACGCCTGTCATGTACGATCTTATAATTATGGGATATCTTAGAAGGGGTAACAAGTATGCTGCAGTGAGGGTTCTCAAAGAATGA